A window of the Loxodonta africana isolate mLoxAfr1 chromosome 3, mLoxAfr1.hap2, whole genome shotgun sequence genome harbors these coding sequences:
- the HSPB7 gene encoding heat shock protein beta-7 gives MSHRTSSTFRAERSFHSSSSSSSSSSASHALPAQDPPMDKALSMFSEDFGSFMRPHSEPLTFPARSGGQGNIKTLGDAYEFAVDVSDFSPEDIIVTTSNNHIEVRAEKLAADGTVMNTFAHKCQLPEDVDPTSVTSALREDGSLTIRARRHPHTEHVQQTFRTEIKI, from the exons ATGAGCCACCGGACCTCCTCCACCTTCAGAGCGGAGAGAAGCTTccattcctcctcctcctcctcctcttcctcctcggCCTCTCACGCCCTCCCAGCCCAAGACCCACCCATGGACAAGGCCCTGAGCATGTTTTCTGAGGATTTTGGCAGCTTTATGCGGCCCCACTCGGAGCCCCTGACCTTCCCAG CCCGTTCTGGGGGGCAGGGCAACATTAAGACCCTCGGAGATGCCTATGAGTTTGCAGTAGATGTAAGTGACTTCTCACCGGAAGACATCATTGTCACCACTTCCAACAACCACATCGAAGTGCGGGCTGAGAAG CTGGCGGCTGACGGCACAGTGATGAACACCTTTGCCCACAAGTGCCAGCTGCCTGAGGATGTGGACCCCACGTCAGTGACCTCAGCCCTAAGGGAGGATGGCAGCCTCACAATCCGTGCGCGGCGCCACCCGCACACAGAGCACGTCCAACAGACCTTCCGGACAGAGATAAAAATCTGA
- the SRARP gene encoding steroid receptor-associated and regulated protein, translating into MSLKPGLETSSGGKLVRHQKAIPTAHLTFIIDLTCRKRISLAAPPMQPQFPRPYRGPVTPSMKTHIVFCGENWPHLAQKAPLGKGCLAQARGTLPPHREIGAPASLPISSLCPQEAPEPKGSPLKAMPTRSSAWGTVKGSLKALSSCVCGQAD; encoded by the exons ATGAGCCTCAAGCCAGGCTTGGAGACCAGCTCCG GAGGGAAGCTGGTCCGCCATCAGAAAGCCATCCCTACAGCTCACCTCACTTTCATTATTGACCTCACCTGTAGGAAACGGATCTCCCTGGCAGCACCCCCAATGCAACCCCAATTCCCCAGGCCCTACCGAGGACCCGTCACCCCCTCAATGAAGACCCACATTGTGTTCTGTGGGGAGAACTGGCCCCATCTTGCTCAGAAGGCCCCCCTGGGGAAGGGATGCCTTGCCCAGGCCAGGGGCACCCTGCCACCCCACAGAGAGATTGGGGCCCCGGCTTCCCTACCAATCAGCTCGCTCTGCCCCCAGGAAGCTCCTGAACCCAAGGGAAGCCCCTTAAAAGCCATGCCCACAAGGTCTTCAGCATGGGGGACCGTCAAGGGCTCACTCAAAGCCCTCTCCTCCTGTGTCTGTGGGCAGGCGGATTAA